The Anopheles coluzzii chromosome 2, AcolN3, whole genome shotgun sequence genome window below encodes:
- the LOC120953771 gene encoding uncharacterized protein LOC120953771 isoform X4, whose protein sequence is MSFKKASRTKSLSLSGDDFPLRSVGGNVAGKPKAAFSTLKRPEDTLKIMKYIDDNVIGKGVAFLGPYGRRKVVYADYASSGRSLQFLEDYINKEVLPAFGDISCISAVTGLQSQLYDNEARDLVRAAVGANGDDEIIFCDNPAERLCYLLSNPNVCDLSQSQFNNNSHSAISANVSLSALHQQSLQLGTSIRHNSFSNTSALSDSVVDITQLPSAAPPILFVSTSEPVSNLRSWIDAGWQIERILKNHEGFLDLVDLEKRLQHFSEARRKMVGLFSGASRLTGILADDVATTILLHQYDALSIWDHSMAASCAPICTNPILPGAQKDAIFFHCNRLVGGVQAPGVLVIKRRLIEHSTSFMTDSVGVVGAVRAGLVLQLKESLGSQAIMGRMEKTCKQMLAHVRTIPEIVLLGPPCTTAKRLTTLCFMVRHPRGAFLHHRFVVAVLNDVFGIQATADNMMSDSLGINPQLMVEYEKLLHDESLKAGCLHPGYTRITFPFFMPEAEVAFILEALKMVATEAWKLLPQYEVDARSGEWRHHSNSLAKERKWLGAIRYIDGKMLFSDRRISGPGTFPQNYSDCLQTARNLFNRARKMAQRSTTDEIVLKLSHAAMEHLRWYMLSGEAHELLLGHSHSVKNCVPFDPTRIPENSSLMLIHRHHSLSALDIKRFKSRSLPASPLQISNRRQNSSSSSPYQSHSPTPTSSPPMVRFSVGGEVTPMLNVTSLASGHVSSTSAAGITVGPGGPIGRDMNVSRNRCHSWGAASYRTHIGGTGLTARDVDVSEAQSTDTHDFSDGSSVTTLQALGPHTRASLGLEPHHHQARSYQTQQSMPAAPSQQQQQQRPQLRRPLSMMGTGGASAPIPILPPSGRLPKQRSCSCSSQTDAVSLTQRNDSPPHPGTASPTPSLPNLRSLMGSSCSESTEDIQAYVKEMTKELATEIKSEIREVISKVEDVLESTDSIEMSSLVNFNSLGPQSHPAPADSKRDSICTSDVVDYLREFSKEMTNEVKSEIRDVVNAVDGIISPEGFLGARKNSPPDIVRSSNGGTAAAAAGGTSNAASVGGAAPHKLLIKQRYSDITPDAKLHRPRSADHDNSKHRSESFPRPSSAASPDYMMGPLHGAAGPIAACKSFDPRSTMSSQDSGINMNFCDAPDDSAGGRVRATGRTVGHDSRIRTVSADVDNTTHKPAIPPRRLISEPSGGSIVETSPNTDTASPNDRHPPGPADATTGKSPLTRQQHVLNRTPSGETVVGHVTPGTTGGVQWHQMPKEVWKQAAELFLKFTELFKI, encoded by the exons TGGTTTATGCCGACTATGCGTCATCGGGCCGTTCGCTGCAGTTTTTAGAAGATTACATAAACAAAGAAGTGTTACCGGCGTTTGGTGATATCAGCTGCATATCGGCCGTCACGGGATTGCAGTCACAGTTATATGA CAATGAAGCACGGGACCTGGTGCGTGCCGCAGTCGGTGCCAATGGAGACGATGAGATCATTTTCTGTGATAATCCCGCCGAACGTTTGTGCTACCTGCTGTCCAACCCGAACGTGTGCGACCTCAGCCAGTCTCAGTTCAACAACAACTCTCACAGTGCCATCAGTGCCAACGTATCGCTCAGCGCGCTGCACCAACAGTCGCTCCAGCTCGGCACTTCCATCCGGCACAACAGCTTCTCCAACACGTCCGCCCTCTCGGACAGCGTGGTCGACATTACTCAGCTCCCGTCGGCGGCCCCGCCAATCCTGTTCGTGAGCACCTCGGAACCGGTATCCAACCTGCGCTCGTGGATCGATGCCGGCTGGCAGATCGAGCGGATACTGAAAAATCACGAAGGCTTCCTGGACCTGGTCGACCTGGAGAAGCGCCTGCAGCACTTCTCCGAGGCGCGGCGCAAGATGGTCGGCCTGTTCTCCGGTGCGTCCCGGCTCACCGGCATCCTGGCGGACGACGTGGCCACCACGATTCTGCTGCACCAGTACGATGCGCTCTCCATCTGGGACCACTCAATGGCCGCGTCCTGTGCACCGATCTGCACCAACCCGATCCTACCCGGAGCCCAGAAGGACGCCATCTTTTTCCACTGCAACCGGCTGGTCGGTGGTGTGCAGGCGCCGGGCGTACTAGTCATTAAGCGTAGACTAATCGAACACAGTACCTCCTTTATGACCGACTCGGTCGGGGTCGTCGGTGCCGTCCGGGCCGGGCTCGTGCTGCAGCTGAAGGAGTCGCTCGGATCGCAGGCGATCATGGGCCGGATGGAGAAGACGTGCAAGCAGATGCTGGCCCACGTGCGCACCATTCCGGAGATAGTGCTGCTCGGGCCACCGTGCACCACGGCCAAGCGGCTCACGACGCTCTGCTTCATGGTGCGCCATCCGCGCGGTGCCTTCCTGCACCACCGGTTCGTGGTGGCGGTGCTGAACGATGTGTTCGGCATACAGGCGACGGCCGACAACATGATGAGCGACTCGCTCGGCATCAACCCGCAGCTGATGGTGGAGTACGAGAAGCTGCTGCACGACGAGTCGCTCAAGGCGGGCTGTCTGCATCCCGGCTACACGCGCATCACCTTCCCGTTCTTCATGCCGGAGGCGGAGGTCGCGTTCATACTGGAGGCGCTCAAGATGGTCGCGACCGAGGCGTGGAAGCTGCTACCTCAGTACGAGGTGGACGCACGGTCCGGCGAATGGCGGCACCACTCGAACTCGCTGGCCAAGGAACGCAAATGGCTGGGCGCGATCCGCTACATCGATGGCAAAATGCTGTTCTCCGATCGGCGCATCTCCGGCCCGGGCACGTTCCCGCAGAACTACTCCGACTGCCTGCAGACGGCGCGGAATCTGTTCAACCGGGCGCGCAAAATGGCCCAGCGGTCCACGACGGATGAGATCGTGCTGAAGTTGTCGCACGCGGCGATGGAGCATCTACGCTGGTACATGCTGTCGGGCGAGGCtcacgagctgctgctgggccaTTCACACAGTGTCAAAAATTGCGTACCGTTCGATCCTACCAGAA TACCTGAAAACTCGTCGCTGATGTTGATCCATCGACACCACAGCCTGTCGGCGCTGGACATTAAGCGATTCAAGAGCCGTAGTTTACCGGCCTCGCCGCTGCAGATATCGAACCGCCGGCAGAACTCCTCATCCTCATCCCCGTACCAATCGCACAGCCCCACACCGACCTCGTCGCCGCCGATGGTAAGATTCTCGGTCGGCGGTGAGGTGACGCCCATGCTGAACGTCACCTCGTTGGCATCCGGGCACGTGAGCAGCACTTCCGCCGCCGGTATCACCGTCGGTCCCGGTGGACCAATTGGGCGTGACATGAACGTGAGCCGAAACAG ATGTCACAGCTGGGGAGCCGCCAGCTATCGTACACACATCGGCGGCACCGGCCTTACTGCACGGGATGTGGACGTAAGCGAAGCACAGAGCACCGATACCCATGACTTCAGCGATGGCAGTTCGGTCACCACGCTGCAGGCACTGGGGCCACATACGCGCGCCAGCCTGGGGCTAGAACCGCACCATCACCAAGCGCGATCGTACCAAACGCAACAGTCAATGCCGGCGGCTCcgtcccagcagcagcaacagcagcgcccCCAGCTACGCCGTCCCCTGTCCATGATGGGGACAGGCGGTGCCAGCGCACCGATACCGATACTGCCCCCGTCCGGTCGGCTCCCCAAACAGCGGTCCTGCTCGTGCAGCAGCCAGACGGACGCCGTTAGCCTGACGCAGCGCAACGATAGCCCACCGCATCCGGGGACAGCGTCGCCGACACCGAGCCTTCCGAATCTGCGCTCGCTCATGGGAAG TAGCTGCAGCGAAAGCACGGAAGACATTCAGGCGTACGTGAAGGAGATGACGAAGGAGCTGGCCACCGAGATCAAGTCCGAGATACGGGAGGTCATTAGCAAGGTGGAGGATGTGCTCGAAAGCACCGACAGCATCGAGATGAGCAGCTTGGTCAACTTCAACTCCCTCGGACCGCAGAG CCATCCTGCACCGGCGGACAGCAAGCGCGATTCCATCTGCACCAGCGACGTGGTGGACTATCTGCGCGAGTTCAGCAAGGAGATGACGAACGAGGTGAAGTCCGAGATACGGGACGTCGTGAATGCGGTCGATGGGATTATCTCGCCCGAAGGATTTCTCGGTGCGCGCAAAAACTCACCCCCGGACATAGTGCGCAGCAGCAACGgtggcacagcagcagcagcagcaggtggaACGTCCAACGCAGCCAGTGTCGGCGGAGCGGCACCACACAAACT CTTGATCAAACAACGGTACAGCGATATTACGCCGGACGCCAAACTCCATCGGCCCCGGTCGGCCGACCACGACAACAGCAAGCACCGGTCGGAATCGTTCCCGCGGCCCAGTTCGGCCGCCAGCCCGGACTACATGATGGGACCGTTGCACGGTGCGGCCGGACCGATCGCCGCCTGCAAGAGTTTCGATCCACGGTCCACCATGTCGTCGCAGGACTCCGGCATCAATATGAACTTTTGCGACGCGCCGGACGATAGTGCCGGGGGACGGGTACGGGCGACGGGCCGGACGGTTGGCCACGACAGTAG AATACGCACCGTCTCCGCCGATGTGGACAACACGACACACAAGCCAGCAATTCCACCGCGACGGCTCATATCGGAACCGTCCGGTGGATCGATCGTTGAAACCTCTCCCAATACGGACACGGCCAGTCCAAACGATCGACATCCGCCCGGTCCGGCCGATGCTACTACGGGCAAAAGTCCCCTAACCCGCCAGCAGCACGTCCTCAACCGTACACCTTCGGGGGAGACCGTCGTCGGGCACGTGACGCCTGGGACGACCGGTGGCGTCCAGTGGCACCAGATGCCGAAGGAAGTCTGGAAGCAGGCAGCCGAG CTGTTCTTGAAGTTCACCGAgttgtttaaaatataa
- the LOC120953771 gene encoding uncharacterized protein LOC120953771 isoform X3 — MSFKKASRTKSLSLSGDDFPLRSVGGNVAGKPKAAFSTLKRPEDTLKIMKYIDDNVIGKGVAFLGPYGRRKVVYADYASSGRSLQFLEDYINKEVLPAFGDISCISAVTGLQSQLYDNEARDLVRAAVGANGDDEIIFCDNPAERLCYLLSNPNVCDLSQSQFNNNSHSAISANVSLSALHQQSLQLGTSIRHNSFSNTSALSDSVVDITQLPSAAPPILFVSTSEPVSNLRSWIDAGWQIERILKNHEGFLDLVDLEKRLQHFSEARRKMVGLFSGASRLTGILADDVATTILLHQYDALSIWDHSMAASCAPICTNPILPGAQKDAIFFHCNRLVGGVQAPGVLVIKRRLIEHSTSFMTDSVGVVGAVRAGLVLQLKESLGSQAIMGRMEKTCKQMLAHVRTIPEIVLLGPPCTTAKRLTTLCFMVRHPRGAFLHHRFVVAVLNDVFGIQATADNMMSDSLGINPQLMVEYEKLLHDESLKAGCLHPGYTRITFPFFMPEAEVAFILEALKMVATEAWKLLPQYEVDARSGEWRHHSNSLAKERKWLGAIRYIDGKMLFSDRRISGPGTFPQNYSDCLQTARNLFNRARKMAQRSTTDEIVLKLSHAAMEHLRWYMLSGEAHELLLGHSHSVKNCVPFDPTRIPENSSLMLIHRHHSLSALDIKRFKSRSLPASPLQISNRRQNSSSSSPYQSHSPTPTSSPPMVRFSVGGEVTPMLNVTSLASGHVSSTSAAGITVGPGGPIGRDMNVSRNSSCSESTEDIQAYVKEMTKELATEIKSEIREVISKVEDVLESTDSIEMSSLVNFNSLGPQSHPAPADSKRDSICTSDVVDYLREFSKEMTNEVKSEIRDVVNAVDGIISPEGFLGARKNSPPDIVRSSNGGTAAAAAGGTSNAASVGGAAPHKLLIKQRYSDITPDAKLHRPRSADHDNSKHRSESFPRPSSAASPDYMMGPLHGAAGPIAACKSFDPRSTMSSQDSGINMNFCDAPDDSAGGRVRATGRTVGHDSRIRTVSADVDNTTHKPAIPPRRLISEPSGGSIVETSPNTDTASPNDRHPPGPADATTGKSPLTRQQHVLNRTPSGETVVGHVTPGTTGGVQWHQMPKEVWKQAAEALDEYRMLQEGDRVLVCLSGSSSTLCLLHLLRQFCQTRRLKVQLAAVTVGSADSGVDPRALMLYLKELDVPYFYEPLASHESLTDQLMHHARHRQYNVLAMASTLDKLADRFLTSLLHRGELCALPAVQRSEDVSKSHPEGAVRIIRPLLFLREKTFEQFAAAHGLPCRRTTERSGSNTGDRSLGELLQQQEQLNPLVYQNIRNALRPILSLRTEASKSAYEMLRSSLNTRE, encoded by the exons TGGTTTATGCCGACTATGCGTCATCGGGCCGTTCGCTGCAGTTTTTAGAAGATTACATAAACAAAGAAGTGTTACCGGCGTTTGGTGATATCAGCTGCATATCGGCCGTCACGGGATTGCAGTCACAGTTATATGA CAATGAAGCACGGGACCTGGTGCGTGCCGCAGTCGGTGCCAATGGAGACGATGAGATCATTTTCTGTGATAATCCCGCCGAACGTTTGTGCTACCTGCTGTCCAACCCGAACGTGTGCGACCTCAGCCAGTCTCAGTTCAACAACAACTCTCACAGTGCCATCAGTGCCAACGTATCGCTCAGCGCGCTGCACCAACAGTCGCTCCAGCTCGGCACTTCCATCCGGCACAACAGCTTCTCCAACACGTCCGCCCTCTCGGACAGCGTGGTCGACATTACTCAGCTCCCGTCGGCGGCCCCGCCAATCCTGTTCGTGAGCACCTCGGAACCGGTATCCAACCTGCGCTCGTGGATCGATGCCGGCTGGCAGATCGAGCGGATACTGAAAAATCACGAAGGCTTCCTGGACCTGGTCGACCTGGAGAAGCGCCTGCAGCACTTCTCCGAGGCGCGGCGCAAGATGGTCGGCCTGTTCTCCGGTGCGTCCCGGCTCACCGGCATCCTGGCGGACGACGTGGCCACCACGATTCTGCTGCACCAGTACGATGCGCTCTCCATCTGGGACCACTCAATGGCCGCGTCCTGTGCACCGATCTGCACCAACCCGATCCTACCCGGAGCCCAGAAGGACGCCATCTTTTTCCACTGCAACCGGCTGGTCGGTGGTGTGCAGGCGCCGGGCGTACTAGTCATTAAGCGTAGACTAATCGAACACAGTACCTCCTTTATGACCGACTCGGTCGGGGTCGTCGGTGCCGTCCGGGCCGGGCTCGTGCTGCAGCTGAAGGAGTCGCTCGGATCGCAGGCGATCATGGGCCGGATGGAGAAGACGTGCAAGCAGATGCTGGCCCACGTGCGCACCATTCCGGAGATAGTGCTGCTCGGGCCACCGTGCACCACGGCCAAGCGGCTCACGACGCTCTGCTTCATGGTGCGCCATCCGCGCGGTGCCTTCCTGCACCACCGGTTCGTGGTGGCGGTGCTGAACGATGTGTTCGGCATACAGGCGACGGCCGACAACATGATGAGCGACTCGCTCGGCATCAACCCGCAGCTGATGGTGGAGTACGAGAAGCTGCTGCACGACGAGTCGCTCAAGGCGGGCTGTCTGCATCCCGGCTACACGCGCATCACCTTCCCGTTCTTCATGCCGGAGGCGGAGGTCGCGTTCATACTGGAGGCGCTCAAGATGGTCGCGACCGAGGCGTGGAAGCTGCTACCTCAGTACGAGGTGGACGCACGGTCCGGCGAATGGCGGCACCACTCGAACTCGCTGGCCAAGGAACGCAAATGGCTGGGCGCGATCCGCTACATCGATGGCAAAATGCTGTTCTCCGATCGGCGCATCTCCGGCCCGGGCACGTTCCCGCAGAACTACTCCGACTGCCTGCAGACGGCGCGGAATCTGTTCAACCGGGCGCGCAAAATGGCCCAGCGGTCCACGACGGATGAGATCGTGCTGAAGTTGTCGCACGCGGCGATGGAGCATCTACGCTGGTACATGCTGTCGGGCGAGGCtcacgagctgctgctgggccaTTCACACAGTGTCAAAAATTGCGTACCGTTCGATCCTACCAGAA TACCTGAAAACTCGTCGCTGATGTTGATCCATCGACACCACAGCCTGTCGGCGCTGGACATTAAGCGATTCAAGAGCCGTAGTTTACCGGCCTCGCCGCTGCAGATATCGAACCGCCGGCAGAACTCCTCATCCTCATCCCCGTACCAATCGCACAGCCCCACACCGACCTCGTCGCCGCCGATGGTAAGATTCTCGGTCGGCGGTGAGGTGACGCCCATGCTGAACGTCACCTCGTTGGCATCCGGGCACGTGAGCAGCACTTCCGCCGCCGGTATCACCGTCGGTCCCGGTGGACCAATTGGGCGTGACATGAACGTGAGCCGAAACAG TAGCTGCAGCGAAAGCACGGAAGACATTCAGGCGTACGTGAAGGAGATGACGAAGGAGCTGGCCACCGAGATCAAGTCCGAGATACGGGAGGTCATTAGCAAGGTGGAGGATGTGCTCGAAAGCACCGACAGCATCGAGATGAGCAGCTTGGTCAACTTCAACTCCCTCGGACCGCAGAG CCATCCTGCACCGGCGGACAGCAAGCGCGATTCCATCTGCACCAGCGACGTGGTGGACTATCTGCGCGAGTTCAGCAAGGAGATGACGAACGAGGTGAAGTCCGAGATACGGGACGTCGTGAATGCGGTCGATGGGATTATCTCGCCCGAAGGATTTCTCGGTGCGCGCAAAAACTCACCCCCGGACATAGTGCGCAGCAGCAACGgtggcacagcagcagcagcagcaggtggaACGTCCAACGCAGCCAGTGTCGGCGGAGCGGCACCACACAAACT CTTGATCAAACAACGGTACAGCGATATTACGCCGGACGCCAAACTCCATCGGCCCCGGTCGGCCGACCACGACAACAGCAAGCACCGGTCGGAATCGTTCCCGCGGCCCAGTTCGGCCGCCAGCCCGGACTACATGATGGGACCGTTGCACGGTGCGGCCGGACCGATCGCCGCCTGCAAGAGTTTCGATCCACGGTCCACCATGTCGTCGCAGGACTCCGGCATCAATATGAACTTTTGCGACGCGCCGGACGATAGTGCCGGGGGACGGGTACGGGCGACGGGCCGGACGGTTGGCCACGACAGTAG AATACGCACCGTCTCCGCCGATGTGGACAACACGACACACAAGCCAGCAATTCCACCGCGACGGCTCATATCGGAACCGTCCGGTGGATCGATCGTTGAAACCTCTCCCAATACGGACACGGCCAGTCCAAACGATCGACATCCGCCCGGTCCGGCCGATGCTACTACGGGCAAAAGTCCCCTAACCCGCCAGCAGCACGTCCTCAACCGTACACCTTCGGGGGAGACCGTCGTCGGGCACGTGACGCCTGGGACGACCGGTGGCGTCCAGTGGCACCAGATGCCGAAGGAAGTCTGGAAGCAGGCAGCCGAG GCACTGGACGAGTATCGAATGCTGCAGGAGGGCGATCGCGTCCTGGTGTGCCTGTCGGGCAGTAGCTCCACCCTCTGCCTGCTGCATCTGTTGCGTCAGTTTTGTCAAACCCGCCGGCTGAAGGTGCAGCTGGCCGCCGTCACCGTTGGCAGCGCGGACAGTGGAGTGGATCCGCGCGCGCTAATGTTGTACCTGAAGGAGCTCGATGTGCCGTACTTTTATGAGCCGCTAG CTTCACACGAATCACTTACCGATCAGCTGATGCACCACGCTCGCCACCGGCAGTACAACGTGCTCGCTATGGCCAGCACACTCGACAAGCTGGCCGATCGGTTCCTCACCTCGCTGCTCCACCGGGGTGAGCTGTGTGCGCTGCCGGCGGTGCAGCGCTCGGAGGATGTGTCGAAATCGCACCCGGAAGGAGCGGTGCGCATCATTCGGCCGCTGTTGTTTTTGCGCGAGAAAACGTTCGAACAGTTTGCGGCCGCCCACGGCCTACCGTGTCGAAGGACCACGGAACGCTCGGGCTCGAACACTGGCGACCGTTCGCTCggcgagctgctgcagcagcaagagCAGCTCAATCCGCTCGTTTATCAAAACATTCGCAATGCGCTACGGCCTATCCTTTCGCTCCG AACCGAAGCATCCAAGTCGGCGTACGAAATGCTGCGATCGTCCTTAAATACGCGcgagtag